In Elusimicrobiota bacterium, one DNA window encodes the following:
- a CDS encoding rhodanese-like domain-containing protein: MRSHWGVVGGAVAMAALAFGLAGGEKMKHPAAKVSFEDFKSLVQAVEPHRAQRLIDLDAFLQMSRKPGVVIFDSRSDFRFERLHVKGAKHLAFSDFTQANLAKVFPDFDTPILIYCNNNFDGNQVDFATKATFPPPPGEFPGTAATPAQQMRVQEKPITLALNIPTYINLYGYGYRNVYELNELVDVKDPRIEFDGSLVKK, from the coding sequence ATGAGAAGCCATTGGGGCGTCGTGGGCGGAGCGGTCGCGATGGCCGCGTTGGCCTTCGGTTTGGCGGGGGGAGAAAAAATGAAACATCCGGCGGCGAAAGTCAGTTTTGAGGATTTCAAGTCGTTGGTCCAGGCGGTCGAGCCCCACCGGGCCCAGCGTCTGATCGACCTGGACGCCTTTCTGCAAATGAGTCGGAAGCCCGGGGTGGTGATTTTCGATTCGCGATCGGATTTCCGGTTCGAGCGCCTCCATGTGAAGGGGGCGAAACACCTTGCGTTTTCCGATTTTACCCAAGCGAATTTGGCCAAGGTGTTCCCGGATTTTGACACCCCCATCCTGATTTATTGCAACAACAACTTCGACGGCAATCAGGTCGATTTCGCCACGAAGGCGACCTTCCCTCCCCCGCCGGGTGAATTCCCCGGGACCGCGGCGACCCCCGCCCAACAAATGCGCGTCCAGGAGAAGCCGATCACGCTGGCGCTCAACATCCCCACCTACATCAACCTCTACGGCTACGGGTACCGCAACGTCTACGAATTGAACGAGCTCGTCGATGTGAAAGATCCGCGCATCGAATTCGACGGGAGCCTCGTAAAGAAATAA
- a CDS encoding DUF3592 domain-containing protein, translated as MNKGGWLSTLAGLVMAGLFLALAAWPVFLVGRLTHRVVRARAWVEVPAKVISVQVDYQRRPRRMGHFNVDLLYEYEWEGKTFQGRRLAFTPQANDRGDVWNGRWLKRTVAELDEARRNGRPVTVFVDPGNPSNSVVHRGMMWADFGMCCGWMLVFSLFPMGIAEATLYNKVSERKRWGVRGLIFGSFLLYAAVELVRGL; from the coding sequence ATGAATAAGGGAGGTTGGCTTTCGACGCTGGCGGGCCTTGTGATGGCCGGGCTTTTTCTGGCCTTGGCCGCCTGGCCCGTCTTTTTGGTGGGACGCCTGACCCATCGCGTGGTGCGGGCCAGGGCCTGGGTCGAGGTTCCGGCCAAGGTTATTTCCGTTCAAGTCGATTACCAGCGAAGGCCCCGCCGGATGGGGCATTTCAACGTCGATCTGCTCTATGAATACGAATGGGAGGGGAAAACCTTTCAAGGCCGCCGCTTGGCGTTTACGCCCCAGGCGAACGACCGCGGGGATGTTTGGAACGGCCGGTGGTTGAAACGAACGGTGGCGGAGTTGGACGAGGCCCGCCGGAACGGCCGGCCGGTGACGGTTTTTGTCGATCCGGGGAATCCCTCGAATTCCGTTGTCCATCGGGGAATGATGTGGGCCGATTTCGGGATGTGTTGCGGATGGATGCTGGTTTTTTCCCTTTTCCCCATGGGAATCGCCGAGGCGACCCTTTACAATAAAGTCTCCGAGCGAAAGCGTTGGGGTGTTCGCGGCCTGATATTCGGTTCGTTCCTGCTTTACGCCGCCGTCGAGCTGGTTCGAGGGTTGTGA
- a CDS encoding peptide chain release factor-like protein, translating into MPDFPVSPGKWKALEARLLGLGVREGDLDEQFVRSGGHGGQNVNKVSTCVLLVHRPTGTTVRCQEERSQALNRYLARQRLAEKMEEKLLGARSAKQQAIEKIRRQKRRRSRRAKNKMLENKHHQSNIKANRRPPDWGGEQ; encoded by the coding sequence ATGCCCGATTTTCCCGTTAGTCCCGGTAAGTGGAAAGCCCTGGAGGCCCGCCTTCTGGGGTTGGGCGTGCGTGAGGGGGATTTGGACGAGCAGTTCGTTCGATCCGGCGGGCACGGGGGGCAAAACGTGAACAAGGTGTCCACCTGCGTCCTGTTGGTTCACCGTCCCACGGGCACCACCGTGCGGTGCCAGGAGGAGCGGTCCCAGGCGTTGAACCGTTATTTGGCCCGCCAGCGATTGGCGGAGAAAATGGAAGAGAAGCTCCTGGGCGCCCGGAGCGCCAAGCAACAGGCCATCGAAAAGATCCGCCGCCAAAAACGCCGACGAAGCCGCCGGGCCAAAAACAAGATGCTTGAAAACAAACACCACCAATCGAACATCAAAGCCAACCGCCGGCCCCCCGATTGGGGCGGCGAGCAATAA
- a CDS encoding DKNYY domain-containing protein encodes MKILIQIVLTFLLLWWPLVLFTSVMMFDAPGSTEKVGNIVFVLGLTFYPVLIGLGVYLFNFPLWRIPPKYVFAATVVVPLLGAFLFGYPQMLKTRLAGLPTRGYFVKESKVYYSGRRIEADPGTFAPFSDDDGIGRSDYARDREKVFVRGKTISGADPATFKFAGQSHFYQADKNRVYYNGRVLESADPGTFGMLKTAGGEPTAFYRDRAAVYFDGRPMPLLKGPSAHLVGRNYVADDQNAVFYNQPLAGVDVQSLRAHPDNESVAMDKALVYYEGIVVPEADPATFKPLERSYAKDARRVYHFSQKKMTVVEGADAPTFEVTLFDSATGTEAKDKTARYMDGRRK; translated from the coding sequence ATGAAAATTCTCATTCAAATCGTCCTAACCTTTCTCTTATTGTGGTGGCCGCTCGTTCTTTTTACGTCGGTGATGATGTTTGACGCTCCGGGATCGACCGAGAAGGTCGGGAACATCGTCTTTGTGCTTGGGCTGACCTTTTACCCGGTTTTGATCGGGTTGGGGGTTTATCTTTTCAATTTCCCGCTTTGGCGGATTCCGCCGAAGTATGTTTTTGCCGCCACCGTCGTGGTTCCGCTCTTGGGGGCGTTCCTCTTCGGCTATCCCCAAATGCTCAAAACCCGCCTGGCCGGTTTGCCGACCCGGGGCTATTTCGTCAAGGAATCCAAGGTGTATTACTCCGGCCGCCGCATCGAGGCCGACCCCGGGACCTTTGCGCCCTTCAGCGACGACGACGGCATCGGCCGGTCGGACTACGCTCGGGACCGGGAAAAGGTCTTTGTCCGGGGGAAAACCATCTCCGGGGCGGACCCGGCCACTTTCAAATTCGCCGGCCAGTCCCATTTTTACCAGGCGGACAAAAACCGGGTGTATTACAACGGGAGAGTTCTCGAATCGGCGGACCCCGGGACCTTTGGGATGCTTAAAACCGCGGGCGGCGAGCCCACGGCGTTCTATCGGGACCGCGCCGCCGTTTACTTCGACGGGCGACCCATGCCGCTCCTCAAAGGCCCCTCCGCCCATCTGGTGGGGCGAAATTACGTGGCGGATGACCAAAACGCCGTTTTCTACAACCAGCCCTTGGCGGGCGTGGACGTGCAATCCCTGCGGGCCCATCCCGACAACGAATCCGTCGCCATGGACAAGGCCTTGGTGTATTACGAGGGGATCGTCGTGCCCGAGGCGGACCCGGCCACGTTTAAACCGTTGGAGCGTTCCTACGCCAAGGACGCGCGGCGGGTTTACCATTTCTCCCAGAAGAAAATGACCGTCGTGGAAGGGGCCGACGCTCCAACCTTCGAGGTGACCCTTTTCGACTCCGCGACCGGCACGGAAGCCAAGGACAAGACGGCCCGTTACATGGACGGCCGTAGAAAGTAA
- a CDS encoding type II secretion system protein yields MIELMLVVAIIALLSAIAVPKFGGLIRRAQEAAVRGQLGAFRSALSIYYANNDGVSAKEPSSLTVGGTYLEAIPFVTVPIPEHTRPLTGRDYDDLSFGGYSVCCHCGSMPGMHIPWDYDLTTHELQINCYHMDSRGVSWCEY; encoded by the coding sequence TTGATCGAGTTGATGTTGGTTGTCGCGATCATCGCGTTGTTGTCGGCGATCGCCGTCCCAAAGTTTGGTGGTTTGATTCGCAGGGCGCAGGAAGCGGCCGTCCGGGGGCAATTGGGGGCCTTTCGCAGCGCTCTTAGCATTTACTACGCCAACAACGACGGCGTTTCGGCCAAAGAACCCTCGTCGCTGACGGTCGGCGGCACCTATCTGGAGGCCATTCCCTTCGTCACGGTGCCTATCCCGGAGCACACGCGCCCTTTGACAGGGAGGGATTATGACGATTTAAGTTTTGGAGGCTACAGTGTCTGCTGCCATTGCGGGTCCATGCCCGGGATGCATATCCCCTGGGACTACGATTTAACCACTCACGAGTTGCAAATCAACTGCTACCACATGGACAGCCGGGGCGTCTCTTGGTGCGAATACTGA